The window tataagtcttccgtcaaccaagagtcttcatcaataaccttacctccatatatttcatccccagatgtcatggtgaaagaactagaaacacactaagagaaaaatcaaatagttataaaaataaaatatttacaaaaagagaaggaaaaaaaacttgtaaagataaaagtaaaagcctaatgtagaaaaatagttaatttctaagtccccggcaacggcgccaaaaacttgttgcagccaaacgcacacgcaagtatacgcggtcgtcaagtaataaagtgactaaaagtcggatgtcgaacccacgaggacttgtgattaactattaactaaattagactatcctaattatctaaacaagaattaaacctaaaaatatttaattctaaactaattaaataaaaaaatataaataatgaactttgaacagagaaagagcagatttttatgatatcaatgtaatgaaaacgatctagggttatgggctatctaacaatcctattgtattcttcaattgaattgaccgactaatttatctagcttattggttgacagggttaatattgctcataagaatctgtcgagttcttactcgcctattcaagctaacctaacgcctatatgtctatggagttagaatcaacaagaacgcatttataattgctgtaaatcaaccaagtaaggcaattaggtatatgtctatcctaaccacgaatccgttccccgatgcccgagttcaagaacttgctctactcaatcctatatgcaatctagaattcccactttcgagttcaattctagattcgtagatagtattcaattggtgatcaagcaattaaataattaagcgcaagattgaataaataaaccaatatgataaatcaagaaggcaaaatcaatatccgaataacaatagtcatgaaagaaccacaaccctagaacgagaagtttagctccacatagacatggtagccaaacaataaatcatacaaagaaacataaaaattactaagtttggtgagagaaagatggaacttgatgaatttcgaCCTCCACGGCGGCTTTGTGCTTGTGTTTTTTCTCTCAAAACATCCTCTTTCTtttaaaataggtttaggttggcttttatatgagttgggggcatctaggggtcgaaataaccgagtcctagtcgaaaaaggacacttttccgtcttgagcgtccaggtcagcgtggggcgctggccctggcgctcaaatattttggctgctgtaaattgcgccccagccagcgccccacgctggttgtggccctcaaatttcactttttgcctttttgtcccgatttcgctccaattcgctcCATTTCGCCCCAAATTGTGTCcgaatgatccctacacatagaaatacctaaatttagcacaaataatcatattaaacatctcaaatcgtcgagacatgagcaaaatgtgaggcggtatatatcaaaatatgcatacattaagccgattatcagtTATTCTAAAAGTTATCtattgaaaaaagaaaagaattttatttaaaaaaaattgtttcaCGGGAAGGGTTCCCTTTCCCATTCAAAACGTGAAGGGAGTATTGTTTCCTAGCCCTTAAAGGTTAAGGGGTAAAGCGGATTTGACTCTAATTTtaccattattgttatttgggtCAGACCTTTAGATACTATGAGTTGGTGAAAAGTTCCATTTTCTTCTCTAGTCAAATGAAGATTGTCTATTCATAAAAGCCATGTAAAGTTTATTTGTGTTTTTGCTGCAAGCTATAATAAGGATGGGCATTAACTTTTATTGACTGCTATCTTTCATTGGGTAATCAGATCTTTGGCAAAGGGGGTTGTCTCTATATTATCTTGATAGGTAATAACTTTTCCACTTATCTTATACTAGTTTGTATTAAATTTTTGGGCCTTTATTAAGAAAAAAGACAAGCACAACTTAAACTGGTTGCGTCTGGTTAGGTATGAGGAGGGTGCGGAACAATTCCGTTTAGATGTTGCCCAGAATCCAAATGACACAGAGGAGTCGATATGGTGCTTCCTCTGTGAAGCTCAACTGTATGGAGTTGGTGAAGCAAGAAAAAGATatcttgaggtaagtgacttcgTCTGCATAGCTAGACTATCAAAATTCTGTTCTGCATTTTTTGCCTATTAATAGAGGATTGATGTTTTTTGATTGACGCACTGATACCCAAATATGGCTATTAAATGAAACTTCGTCATGTTCTAAGAGTTAGTTTGTACTAATAtttccaaattgagaattttttACTCTATTGAGATTCTGTTATGTGTAGAATGATTTGATCAAGCATCTTATTGTAGCCATTTTCTAGATTCTATTTGTATATTTACTTACAACAACTAAAATTTGAACCTTCCAACAGCTTATCTGATGTGTGCAGGTAGGTAGAGATTCACGACCAGTCATGCGAGAAGCTTATAACATGTTTAAAGACGGTGGTGACCCAGAAAATGTATGGAATATGGTTTTGTTGTCAGAATAAAGCAATTCATTTTAGCTTTTGATTAGTTTCAAGTTAGTTTGTTCTAGTGCTTGTTCAATTCTTACCCTGATCATAAACGAATACTAACCGAAGTAGGCAATATGTTTCTATTTCATTCACCTTCACTCTCTTGTTCTTGTACTAGAGATTGTCTCTACTCCTTCAGTTGCTTGTTCATATAACTTAAACTGAGAGCCTGGTGATTCTTACTAAATTATGAAAGAGTTTCTTGACGAGATTTATTTCAAAACATTCGTATTTATTTCAGTCCAACCTTTCTTATAATATGTCCTAAACTGAGAGCATAGTGATTGTTACTAAATTATGACAGTTCCTTTCTTTGaagcaacacaacaacaacaacaacaaacccagtgaaatTTCATAactggggtctggggagggtaagatgtacgtAGATCTTACCCTTACCTTATGACGGTAGAGAGGTTGTTTGCGAAAGACCCTCGGTTCAAGAATAGTGAAAATGAAGCAATAAACAGACAATAGCAACATCAAGTTAATAAGACACGGAAGCAAATGGTGCAACTTACAATAACAAAGATCTAAGAATATGACACTACAAGAATAGAGCCAATCCTACTGGAAATAATGACACACCGTGTAATAGCAAGGGGCTAAGAATAGGAAAATACAAGGCTAGTACTAATACTACTGAAAAGACTAGACGAAACTCTTGACTGTCTGTCAACCCacaaccctaattctcgacctccactccctcctatcgagggtcatgtcctcggtgagTTGAAGTAGagtcatgtcctgcctaatcacctcacccCAGTACTTCTTAGGCCTCCCTCTACCCCTCCTCTGACCCGccatggtcaacctctcacacctcctaacccgGGCATCAGagtctctcctcttcacatgtccgaaccatctcagcctcgattcCCGCAACTTATTTTTCAcaggagccacgcccaccttgtCCCTAATATATTCATTCATAATCTTGTCTTTCCTGGTATGCCcccacatccatctcaacatccttatttcCACTACTTTCAACTTCTGTACATGAGATTTCTTGACTGACCAACACTTGGCTCCATACAACATGGCTGGTCTAACTATCGCTTTATAGAACTTGCCCTTAAATCTAGTTCCTTTCTTTGAAGCATTCTATTTTAAAATATCTATGAGTTGTTCCTATGATCTACACTATATGTATTTCCTCTAATTTGCAGCTTTGATTGGTGTCAATATTTTCACTAACTACAAACTATTCCTTAATTCTGAAGCTTGTTGCTGCATTTTCAAGTGGACAGCCAAATGAATATTTCTATGCTTCTCTGTATGCTGGGTTGTACTACGAATCCCAGGTTTTTACTAATCTCTAGGCCCTACATTTACTATGGTGATTCTTCTGCCAGATTGCTCTTGGAACTGGAAGTAATTTAGCTTATCTTGACCCCTGCTTACTTTCACAATGCACACATTACTCTGAGAATGAACCTGTATATCCGATACTTTTTTAATAAATTGTGTATGCCATGATTTTGTTCTCAAAACTGAGGTAGAGTAGTGACTTTGATTGACGTAAAGTGCAACGGTTGCTTTTGATAGTCTTTATGAAAGTAACTGAAATACCATCTTCCACTGTGGCCTCACATGCGTATGGTCATGTGATTCTTTCAGGCTAAGTTCAATAGTCACGCACTGCTtaattttcatatgatggcaatTATGTAGTCACAGAAGAAAGAATATTAGCATAGTGATTTACTTTATTACAATTATTGTGTTTTACTGTTTTCCTTGTCAATGGAACTAAATTAGGATAAAGATTAGTTTCTTCCCACAGTAAAGGAGATCTTTGAAACATCTACAATGGTTAAATTTGCATAAGAATGGCCTGAGTTGGAGAGATTACTATCAGATTTTCTACTTAAGCTTTGAATACTGGAACTCCAACAGCTTACATGATGAGCTATTTTGCTGTTTTTTTATTTCCAGAATGAGCCAGATGCAGCTAAATTTCATTTAATTGCTGCTTGTCAATCGGCTTACGGATCAAGGTTCGATGAAGGGTGTTTTAGCTAGATATATGCAAATTCAGTATACTTGTTGTTTGTCTTAGAAATATATGTAAGCATGACGAAGAGCCTCTTATTAATATTCATTAATAGGTCTGATGATTACATGGCTGCTCTTGCCAAGGTTCATTGCAAATGTAGAAACTGGAACCTCAACTAAGAGAATACACTCAAGTGCAGTGAGTATGGTAAATTCGTTGTTCCGAAATTTCTCACCAAAGTATGTTTCTCGATTTACATATGTTTCAGCTTGACCGAATTTACACTTTCATTGTTAGTTTTATAAAATCACGTGTCACTCAATTAAATGGTGAATCATCTTGAAACATGTCAATGACATTCCAAATTAGGATGTGGACTAGTAACTTGTGTACAAATAGCTAAAGGAAAGGTATAAAAATATATCTTTTTTATGCAGCCGCAAGAATTCTTGATCTGCCTATGTCTGTTGATACTGTTATTTGTAGATACTCTGGTTATTCATGTTAGAGAATTAGATTATACTGTGTTTAGACAGCTTTGATAATTAGATTGTACTATGTTTAGACAGCATTACCGTAAATTACAACTAGCTTCATATGTGTGTGAACGGACACAAGACTGTTTATTACATGACACCTTTTTGCATTCATATTATCTATGGCTCAGTCGCGAGTATCATTTAGGAGTGCATGATGAGTTAACCAAGCCTGAGAACGGAACTAAGCAAATATATTTTAAGTAACCATGATGCAGCTTTACGGCTGCAAGTTTGGCCTGGATATGAAGACGAGGGAGAAAACCTATTAGTATCTAATTGCTTCTCTTTCTTGTTTGCATATGGTGGTCTAGCATTTGGAGGATGACATTTTATGGATTGGACTACTTTAAACTAGTAATGATTTAGGTCAAAATCAGATGCTTAATCAGATAACATATTTTTTAAAAGCAAGCGATTTACGGAGTACATTGACATGGTGAATGAGCATGATGCTTATGTAAGAATGTTTTCGCTACATCAATCGAACACCAAAAGATATATTTCAGAAGATGTTTGTATGAAAAGTTTATGATGTTGAAGTATTGTTGGACCTCAGTGTTTCTGATGTTCGTCAGCTGGTTATTCCTGCTGCAGCATTTTACacgaaaagaaaaggaaaaaaaaggaataAGTATCTTTAATGTTCCATGTTAGAATCGATTTGTCATCTAAAATATTGATCCACACATGCATTAGAAACATATATAAGATTATACGATTCTTTATCCAAGGGTgccaaagttttttttttttttttcttaattcttCCACTATCTATTTCTATCTATGTTTATTCTTCCCTTGTCTATGTCTATTCTATTTAATACTAGAATGATTTTTCCGTATCCATACTAATACCAATCTAGACCATCTCATGAATGTGACCAAATCTCATATACTTTGCAGTTTGTTTGCACTGTTAAAAAGGAGATGGAAAGAAGAGAAAGGACTCCAGAACAAAAAAGGGAGAACACATATGGTTTCTCGTCTTTCATACACTGTTGAAGATAGAACAGAAAGAAATGGAGTGAATTATTGTtctaaagaaaaaaagagtagAAGAGAGAGGGAAGTATAGCAACCATCTTTACATGACTGGACACAGTCACACAGGTATAACTGATGTAAAATTTAAACTCCTGATAATAAAAGGAGGTATTTGAAATTATGAGCTGTTATGTAAAGGTTTTATTTGATTTGTTCCTGTTCAAATTTTGAGTTAAAAATGCATTACTCATCTATCGCTTTCTCCCGTTGCTACCTTTTCTCATTTGAGAAACAAATCGAAATATATTGTTGCTAATTGCAATTTGCTAATACTACTTTGTTACTGAAGTTTGAACAAAAAGTAAACGGTGTTGCGAATATTAGGTTTGGTCTTGATGCAATTTCGTATGTACTCCCTGTTAGTTGTTACCACTCCCTCTCCTTCCAAACATTGTTACAAACGTGCCCAAGTGCTATTCTAGTTATGGTCGTTCAAAATCGAACCGTAACCGTTAACCGAGCCGCGAAAACAACTTATGGCTTACTGGTATCAGATTATCAGGGTAATGATCGgtgaacggattgaaattttatacataacggcttaacggtttgagggcggattactcaatttccTTATCGGATAaatcgttaacccgttaagaatttttatatttatacttttacctcTATGTATATTTTTTTAAGTAATATTTATTGGTCGGTCCAAGGTATATGGAATAAGGTCATGATCTAGTAACAGATGTAGACCTTGATGTAGGATTGGATTTAAGTTAGTTGGGACAGACTAGTCTGCTACTTCCATTTAGACAAGTACTATATGATTTAAGCTAAAGGTGGTTGGTAATCTCGTTGCCCAAATTATTGGGGTTCGGTTTCTATTTTCTAGACCTACTCAGCTAGTTCAATTTTCAATACAAAAGGCTTCATTTACTTCGTCCAGAATTATTGCAAAGACAAAGCATATGTGATGCTTTACTCCAAATTTTTTCTTAATTGATAAttcgataaaccgcccgataattaTTAATTCGATACAAATCCGTTCGATATCTTATTGATTGACTAGCgaattattatatttataaacCGATAAGCGATATGCCAAACTGTTAGCGTAAATATCCTCCCAATCTGCCCGATAAGAACCCCTAATATTTCTAGTGCAAGAAAATAAAATGCTAAAGCTTTATATCTAACTTAGTTTAGTAAGCTGTTGACACACTCATATTAGGCTATGTTGAGtttatttgatttgaattgtcgTATCGTCGATGTTGCATAGCAAATAACTAAAGTAGTGGAAATATAGTATGTTTAGGTAATGGAATTAAAAAAGAATTAACTTATTTATTTTTTAGtccgtttaaaaaagaatgaattttttaaaaatttgaagacaatttaactttaaaattcgctttttattcttaattatagtcacacaaatatttATGCATTGTTTtagaccacaaattttaaaaattttcttttttgcttAAACTCTGTAGGTTCAAATAAATTAGAAAAAAGGGAGTATATATTTTCTATTTATCACTCCCTCTCAAGGCTTCTAAGATAAGAAAAGGTAAATATGAATCAAGTTCCTTGAAGTCATCGCCAAACTTTGAGACACGAGACACAATTCGGCTTTGTGCTTATTAGGGTCATATTCATAGGAGGAAAGGTAACTCGCACCAAATATACAAATCACTTGCAAATACTATCATACACCTAACTTTCACCAAGGAATGCTGTGAAATTTGAGTTTCCAAAAGAAAAAACTTTTAATAGGAAATACTTTTTCTTTTAGTGGATGTTATATAATACAAAAGGATTAACCGAAATTAGTGAGATTAGAACACCATCATCACATATTTTAGAACGTCTCAAAAGTGAGTGTCACAATTGGGGTATATATAGGTGAAAATTTTCAAAGTGgagtatatatgtgtatatatattgaCCTGCACCTATTCTCAATCTAATGGCTCTAAATCTTGATCTGTGTTTGATTTTTTAAAAGATGGGGCAACAAGAATATTAAAAatattgattgaaaatgtctctcAATTTTTTATTAAGCATAGGAGGCTTTAAATAGCCAACTTGAAAGCAGAATTTGCAGAATAaatattcaaaatttaaaatct is drawn from Nicotiana tomentosiformis chromosome 12, ASM39032v3, whole genome shotgun sequence and contains these coding sequences:
- the LOC104105270 gene encoding uncharacterized protein isoform X1 codes for the protein MALTHTLHPKPTVSVVIKPFKYCPSSSSLPLFSSKFQNGDIFLGATFSRIQTYHNPLPALTRRLFLPSVSGLWDALTSGNSARDAVMAIRRGMQLFRQGDVLGSLVEFDKAIELDPRQKAYLWQRGLSLYYLDRYEEGAEQFRLDVAQNPNDTEESIWCFLCEAQLYGVGEARKRYLEVGRDSRPVMREAYNMFKDGGDPENLVAAFSSGQPNEYFYASLYAGLYYESQNEPDAAKFHLIAACQSAYGSRSDDYMAALAKVHCKCRNWNLN
- the LOC104105270 gene encoding uncharacterized protein isoform X3, which gives rise to MALTHTLHPKPTVSVVIKPFKYCPSSSSLPLFSSKFQNGDIFLGATFSRIQTYHNPLPALTRRLFLPSVSGLWDALTSGNSARDAVMAIRRGMQLFRQKKDKHNLNWLRLVRYEEGAEQFRLDVAQNPNDTEESIWCFLCEAQLYGVGEARKRYLEVGRDSRPVMREAYNMFKDGGDPENLVAAFSSGQPNEYFYASLYAGLYYESQNEPDAAKFHLIAACQSAYGSRSDDYMAALAKVHCKCRNWNLN
- the LOC104105270 gene encoding uncharacterized protein isoform X2; translation: MALTHTLHPKPTVSVVIKPFKYCPSSSSLPLFSSKFQNGDIFLGATFSRIQTYHNPLPALTRRLFLPSVSGLWDALTSGNSARDAVMAIRRGMQLFRQGLWWSLTRQLNLILARKHKKDKHNLNWLRLVRYEEGAEQFRLDVAQNPNDTEESIWCFLCEAQLYGVGEARKRYLEVGRDSRPVMREAYNMFKDGGDPENLVAAFSSGQPNEYFYASLYAGLYYESQNEPDAAKFHLIAACQSAYGSRSDDYMAALAKVHCKCRNWNLN